The genomic segment CTTTTGGATAAAAGGACAATTGGAAAAATAATAAGATTTGAAATTAATATTATTAATAACAGGCTTATCAGTATGGCAACAGACAGCGTTAACGATTGCATTATGATATTTTTTATTGTATTATTTTGATTCATCAACATTTTCACCCATTTCTTTTAATGCTTCTTTAGCTGCCTTCTGTACTTTGGGACTTGGATCATACTGCATTTTATATTTCAAAATGTCAATAGTTCTTTTGTCTTTAAGATCTTTCATCAACTCAACTGCTCGCAGGCGTACAACTGGATTATTACTGCGTAAAGCCTCCATCAAACGGGGAATTGCATTGCTGTCTCCCATTTTTACCAGTGCAGCAGTACAATACATTGAAAAAGAATAATAATCTTTTCTTTTATTTACAGGATAGCTATCTATCTCTTTTATTATTTCTAGCAGATCGCCTGCTGTATCCTTTGCCCCAATTTTTGCCAGTGCTACAGCTGCATATGAACGTATGGTTGTATCTTCATCTTTGTCTTTGACAATTCCAAGTAAAAAATCTTTTGAACCGATATCTTCCAGATCACCAAGAAACAATATAAACAATTGCCGTAAATTATCTGTTGTTTTTGTATCTTTAATACGTTCAATGGCAAAATCTTTAAGCTGAGTAGCTTTTAATTTACCTAATGTCCGTATAAGGGCTTCGGTAAAATTGGAATTTTCAGTAAATTTTTGTTCCTTGAGTATGCTTTCTAATTGAGGTATTGCCTCTGTAGCTTTTAATGTGTCAATTGCATAAACAGCAGCAATTTTTACTTCCTCTGAGGTGTCGTTCAACGAAGTAATAATCCATGACGATGATGAACTGCTCTTAAGCTCGCTGACAACTGTAATAGCGGTGCGTTTAACTTCGGGATTTGTTTCCTGAGGCATAAGTTCATCCAATAGTTTTATAATTTCATTTTTTTGTGAAGGTTGCTTTAACGCTAATGTTGATTTTATTGCTTCTATTCTGTCATCCTGAATTCCATATTGAATTGTTTTTTTAATCCATTCTGTTTTTTTCTTTTCAGCTTCAATTTGTTTATCCTGTGAAATGTCCTTTTTCTTTTCATCAGATTGTTTTATATTTTCCTGTGATGTATTGCTAATATCTTTTTTTTCATCTTTAGCTGTTTCTGTAGTTACTGATGGTGTATTCTTTTCAGTTGATTTTTTCAGGGAACTATCGCCTACCGCATCCATATTTTTCTTTTCTAATTCTTGTGCATGCAAAAGCGATAGTGAAGCAAGCAAAATGATAAAAATAAAAAATATTTTTTTCATAAATATTCTCTCAATAAATATATTCATGGTATTATATAGTAACTATCGGCCTGATAAAGCAATTCTTTTTATGTCAACATATAAAAAGAGCTACTTTTATGTTAAAAATATAATATTATATCAATCAATTGTAAAATTCTTATGTTTAATATCTTGACTATTGTTTTAAAATACATATATTGTATATAATTGTGTTATGTAAGAAAGTTTCAGCTAACATAATTAAGCCAGATGTTTTGTATGAAATTCTATTTCGGGTGGAATTATATGAAAGTCAGATTCTTAACAACACTATTGCTCATTATAGCTTTTTCCTCAACAGTTTTTGCTTCTAATAAATATGCATTGATTGAACTGAATGGTTCGGTAAATCCTGTCATTGCCGATTACATAGTCAATTCAATTAAAAAAGCCAATCAGGATAATATGCAATTTGTTCTGATGATTATGGATACCCCTGGCGGGCTACTTAATTCAATGCGTGACATTATCAAAGCTATACTTGATTCTGAAATTCCTGTCATTGTATATACCTATCCTAAAGGTGCTCAAGCTGCATCTGCTGGTGGATTTATTATGATAGCTTCTCATATAGCAGCAATGTCACCGGGTACTGAGATAGGTGCCATGCATCCAGTAAGCCCATTTTTAAATTTCAGCCCGGAACAAAAACAAAACGGCATAATGGAAAAGAAAGTTTTAAATGATACTGTTGCTTATGCAAAAAGTTTGGCTGAATTACGAAGACGCAATATTACATGGGTGGAAAAAGCAGTCCGTGAAGCCATATCCAGCACCAATAATGAAGCACTCCGATTGGGTGTTATAGATGTTGTAGCTAATGATATCAATGATCTTTTAGAAAAAATCGATGGTAAAAAGATTAAAACAAAAGATATATATGTGGTTTTAAAAACAAAAAATATTCAACAACAGCAGTATACAATGGACTGGAAGGAAAAGATTTTAAATTACTTTGCTGATCCGCAGATGGTGTTCTTTTTGTTTTTAATTGCAGTTATTGGCATTGGTTTTGAATTAAAGAATCCGGGTATGATAATTCCCGGTATCATTGGTGCTATTGCATTATTTTTATTTTTACTGGCAGTCAAAGTATTGCCAATAAATTTTGCTGGACTTACGTTTATCATTTTAGCTATAATATTGTTCATACTGGAATTAAAATTCACAAGCTATGGGTTGCTAACCTTGGGTGGTATAATTTCCTTTGTTATTGGGGCAATGATCTTATTTGATTCTCCTTTGCCAGGTGGACAGATACCATTAACTTCAATTATTACTGTTCTTATTGTTCTGTTACTTTTTATATTTGTTGTAGTCCGTGCTGTAATTAAAGTACACACACAAAAGGCTGTTACCGGTATTGAGGGTATGATTGGTGAAAAAGGTGAGGCCACAATCGATTTTGCTGGAAAGGGAACAGTAGAAGTTCATGGAGAACTGTGGACTGCTATATCAAATGAACCTGTGAAAAAAGGTGATATAGTTGAAGTAGTAAAAATGGAAGGCATGGTGTTGCATGTAAAGAGGGTATAGCAATAAATAATAGGAAACAAGTTTAATACATATTCTAATTTTTTTAAAAGTCTTTTATTTACAAATAAAATTTAAGGAGGAACATAATGTTTCAAGCATTACCTACATTGATTATACTGTTAGTTTTATTAGCTGTATCAGCAATTAAAATAATCAGGGAATATGAAAGGGCTGTAGTATTCCGATTAGGTCGTTTATTGCAACCACCAACAGGCCCCAAAGGTCCAGGCCTGGTCATTATCATTCCATTTGTAGATAAGATGATCAGGGTTAGCCTGCGAACAGTTGCCATGGATGTACCACCACAGGATGTAATCACCCGTGATAACGTTTCTGTAAAAGTAAATGCTGTTATTTATTTCCGGGTTATAGAACCCAATAAAGCAATTACCGAAGTTGAAGATTACCTGTATGCTACATCACAGCTGGCACAGACAACGTTACGAAGCATTTTAGGTATGGTTGAACTTGATGATCTGTTAGCTGACCGAGAACGAATCAATCATGAATTGCAAAAGATCCTTGATAAGCAAACTGACCCATGGGGTATTAAAGTGACAGCTGTTGAAATCAAGCATGTTGACCTGCCACAGGAAATGCAGCGAGCTATGGCAAAACAGGCAGAAGCAGAGCGAGAACGAAGAGCCAAGGTTATAAACGCCGAAGGGGAATACCAGGCAGCTTCAAAAATGGTAGATGCTGCAAAACTTATGGAACCACATCCTATTGCATTACAGCTTCGTTATTTGCAGACGCTGCGTGAAGTTGCTACTGAAAAAAATTCCACCACATTGTTCCCAATACCAATTGATTTGGTTGAACCATTTTTAGCAGGCCGTAAGAAATAATTACTCAATAAGCCGCTTGAGGCGTGCAATTTCATTGAGCGCTTCAAGCGGTGTTAAATTTTCAATGTTTATATCTTTTAATGCTTGTGCCAATCTATGATGTGTTGCCTGAAATATTTCAAGTTGTTCTTCATTATCAGGAGCTTTAACTAAAGAATCAATCCGCGAAGATTTTTCAAGTTTTTCCAGAATTTTGTTTGCTTTTATAGTTACAGGCTTTGGAATACCAGCCAATTTAGCCACATGAATCCCATACGATTTGTCCGCTGCGCCAGGAACAACTTTATGCAAAAATTCTACGCCACTAATAGATTCCTTCACCATCACTGTATAATTAACAACTCCTTTTTTATTTATTTTAGTCAATTCATGATAGTGAGTAGCAAATAATGTTTTTGCCTTGATATAATTGGCAATGTACTCAACAACTGCCCATGCTATTGACATCCCATCATAGGTACTTGTCCCACGTCCAATCTCATCCATTATAATTAAGCTTTTATCGGTTGCATTGTTTAAGATGATAGCAGTTTCATTCATCTCAACAAGAAATGTCGATTCACCGCGTGCAATATTGTCACTTGCGCCAATACGGGTAAAGATTCTATCAACAATACACAGATTAGCATTTTGGGCAGGTATGAATGATCCAATCTGAGCCATAAGCTGAAGTACAGCAGCCATGCGTATATACGTTGATTTCCCCGACATATTGGGACCGGTAATAATTGCTATCACGTTGTCTGTAGTATCCAGATAAATGTCATTGGGCACAAATGGTTCTTTTATATAAAATTTTTCAACTACCGGGTGTCTTCCAGCCTTTATGTCAATGATACCTTCATTGTTCAACACTGGCCTGACGTAGTTGTTTTGATATGCTGCCAGGGCCAATGAACAAAACATGTCAAGTATGCCAATATTATATGCTAATTCTTGAATCTGTTGCTTATTAAATAGAATTCCCTCAACAATTGTCTCAAGTATCTCATTTTCAATCTTGATTATTGAATCATGTGCCTGCACCACATCTGTTTCAAACTTCTGCAGTGTTTCGGTTGTATAGCGCTCAGCATTAATTAACGTTTGTTTCCTGAAATAATCCTGTGGAACCTTTGCAGCTTGACCCTTGCTCACTTCAATGTAATAGCCAATAACTTTGTTATACCGTACTTTTAAGGTAGCAATATCTAAACGCTTTTTTTCTTCTTCCTGATAATTGAGAAGCCATTGTCGTGCATCAGTTTTTAACGTATATAGCCTATCAAGTTCAGCATTGACACCTTCTTTAATCACGCGTCCCTGTTCTGAAGAAAGCGGTGGATTTTCAACAATAGTATTTTTAATTTTGAGCGATAGTTCCTGTAAAGAATCGCTGATAGTGCCCAGCATATTAAAAAGCTTATCAGGATGTTGTTGCAATAATATATATACATCATTGGCTGCTTCAATGGATTGCTGCAAAGCAATAAAATCCCTATTGTAATATTTTTTCAAGGCAAAGCGAGAAACAAGCCGCTCCAGATCATGAATATGCGATAACGCATCATGGATTTCCTTTAAAAGATTAATATTACCCATAAGATATGATATAATGTCATAACGGCTTTCAAGAGCAACTGCGTCAAGCAATGGATACAGAAGTGCTCGTTCTAACGTCCGTTTCCCCATTGCAGTCTGTGTATGATTGAGCACACCAAAAAGCGAATGAAGTTTTGAACCATCCTGACTTTTTAAGATTTCAAGATTATGGATAGTTTGATGGTCTAAAACCATAAATTCACTGCGGCTAACATTCTTTGGATATTTCAGGTGCACCAGCGCACTTTTGTGAGTATCCTTTAAATAGTGAAGCAGTGAACCAACAGTAAGAATTGCTGTATGTGTTAATCCCAACCCCTTAATATTGCTTAATCCATAGATATCACATATTATATTAGAAAGATATTCAACATCATAATACCACTCATTAATAGATGCTAAAGCAATGTCATGCTGTTTTAAAAGGTCATGTAAAAATGTGAGTTCCTGCGGGGATCCGTATAACAGCATTTCTTTTGGTGAAAAACGTGAAATTTCAGTAGCCATGAATTCACGATTATAATCTGCAGCTGAAAGAAAAAAATCGCCTGTCGATACATCAACAAATCCAGTACAAACCGTATTGTTATGAATGACCACTGAACCTAAGTAATTATTTTCATCTGATGCAATAAGGTTGCTTTCAATGACAGTACCTGGAGTAATGACGCGGATAACTTCGCGTTTTACAATAGAACTTGACGATGGAGGTTCCATCTGTTCACAAATTGCCACACGGTATCCAGATTTGATAAGTCGGGCAATGTAGCTGTCAGCAGCGTGATATGGCACACCACACATGGGAATATCATTTTGCCGTGAAGTCAGAGCAATATCTAAAACTTTGGAAGCAATCTTTGCATCATCAAAGAACATCTCATAAAAATCGCCAAGCCTGAAAAACAGTATCTCATCTTTGTAATTTTGCTTAATCGCAAGATACTGTCGCATCATGGGAGTTAGTTCTTTATCATTGCCCATAGATATACTGCTTCCCATCCTGTTCAAATATTTCAATAATAAACCCGTTAATGCCTAACTCTTCAGCCAATTGTATTTTAATACTCATGCCTTCATCAAGTGAATTGAAATGGCCTGCATATATGTCAAAAAATTTTTCTTTCCTGACGATATGTACAGGCACCACATAATTAACAATCAATTTTTGTAATTCTTTTGCTTTTTGTAAATTATAAAAAGGCCCAATAGTAATGGTATAATATATGGTTTGTTTTTGTTGGGTTTCTTTTTCTTCCACATCAGGTTTAATATCAATAGCTTCACTCTGAGCAATAATCTTTTCATCAGGCACAAACGCAACAGTTTTAGGATTAAATTTCTTTACAAGTTGAGCATAATTATACGCCTTCACTGCTTCAGGTGATTTTGGGAATTGAGCCATCAAAAAATTATACGTTGACCAGGCTTCGTTGTACATTCTATTATATTCATAATATTGTCCCAATTGCAGTAAACAGGTGGGATATATAGCTGCTTCAGAATAGCCATGTATCAGTTCGGCAAGACCTTTAATGTATTGACGTGCATATCCGTACATCTGTCTGTCCATCTCTGCTTTTAAGAACAAACTGTATGCCAGCGTATTTAGCTGGCGTGAGTATTCAGGTATTTTTTCACAATCGTTGACCCCATCATCATAATGGTTGTGGTTATAATGAGCTATCGCCCGAAACTGTAAAAATATTGGGCGATAGTTACTGGCGCTACACTCTTTGATTGCCTGGTTGCAGACAGCAAGCAGGTTGCCCCAATCGCTTTTTATATAATAGAGCTGACATAGTGATAAAAATGCCACATCACGTTTTGCATAATAGCGATAGTTACTGATTATTATATGATACTCTGCAATGCTTCTATCTACTGTTGAAGCTCTGTCAGCCATTAGCATTCTGATATCAGGAATATAGTTACTGTTTGGATAAGTCTTGAAGTATTTATTTACAAGTTCCTGCTTGTTGCTACTGTTTAATTGATATGCTTTCTGAATTGCTTCAAAATCAGACTGTTCACCAGCTAACGTGATAGTGGTAAACAATACAACAATGCCTATTGTTTTAAGCGCTACGCTCACCATAGAGCGTTGAACCTTTTAATGATACGATAGTTACTGTGTATTTTTTCCCAATATCTTCTTTCCCACCTTTAATAATAACAGGATGATTATAAATGGTTTTACCCATAACTTCATTTTCCGATTTTTTACTGATCCGTTCTACAATCATATCGGTAGTAGTGTGTATGTGATTCATCAATCGTTTTTGGGAAATCTCACGCACAGTTTGTATTAACATATCAAGTCTTTCCTGCTTGACTATATCAGACACTGAATCAGCTAGTGTGAAAGCTTTTGTGCCTTCACGCGGCGAATACTTATAGGTAAACGCTTCATCAAACTGTATGGTACGTACAGCATCAATTGTGTCTTCAAAATCTTTTTGTGTTTCACCAGGAAAGCCCACAATAAGATCAGTAGATATGGAAGCCATAGGTAGTAGCTTATGTATTGCCTCTATTATTGCGTAATAGTGTTTCATGGTATACTGGCGGTTCATTGCCTGTAGTATGGTATCCGAGCCACTTTGCAAAGGAAGATGTATGCTACGAGCAATGACAGGATTATCTTGTATAACATGAAGTATTTCTATATTAAAATCTTTTGGGTGTGAAGTTAAAAAGTTTAATTTATATAATCCAGGCAACATGGCAATGTTTTCAAGCAGTGTATAAAATGGTACATCGCCTGAATCCTGACCATACTGGTTTACGTTTTGTCCTAACAATGTAATTTCAGTTATTCCGTTGTCAATGAGCAGTTTACAGTAATCAATAATCTGCTGTGAAGGGAAGGATATAAGCTTGCCCCGTACATAAGGGACAATGCAATATGCGCAATAATTTTCACATCCATGGGATATGGTAACCCACTTATGCCATGGCAATTCATCCTTATGAGCAACCAGTGAAGGATGAATTCGTGATGCAAAATCCTTTACATCCTGTGATGTGTACTCGCTAATACCTTGATTATGGATGAAACTTTTGATAATTGAACCAATTTTAGGTGAGTGGTAGGGACCTACAACTAAATCTACGCCGTAATTACTCCGCAATTCCCAGCTCAATCGTTGTGCCATGCAGCCGGCAACAATAATGATGGAGTTCTTATAGGTATTACGGGCTTCAACAATATGAGCCAGGGCTCTGTCCTCTGCATGTTTGCGGACTGCACAGGTGTTGAATATGATGATATCTCCATACGTTGTGCTTTTTACAAAACCTTCCTGTGCCAGTGAAACTTCCATTAATTCAGAATCGCTTTTATTCATCTGACAGCCAAAGGTTACTATGGTAAATGTTTTTAGTGTTTTCATAGTTTGCTTTCATTAAATTTTGCTATTACATTTTTAGCATATAGTTGTTGAATTGTATGTTCATTATAGCCAATAGATTGTAAAATTTCATCATTATTATAGCCAAGCGATACACCTGCTGAATGCGCAATATAGTTTTGCGATAAAAACTTAAT from the Spirochaetota bacterium genome contains:
- a CDS encoding HEAT repeat domain-containing protein — protein: MKKIFFIFIILLASLSLLHAQELEKKNMDAVGDSSLKKSTEKNTPSVTTETAKDEKKDISNTSQENIKQSDEKKKDISQDKQIEAEKKKTEWIKKTIQYGIQDDRIEAIKSTLALKQPSQKNEIIKLLDELMPQETNPEVKRTAITVVSELKSSSSSSWIITSLNDTSEEVKIAAVYAIDTLKATEAIPQLESILKEQKFTENSNFTEALIRTLGKLKATQLKDFAIERIKDTKTTDNLRQLFILFLGDLEDIGSKDFLLGIVKDKDEDTTIRSYAAVALAKIGAKDTAGDLLEIIKEIDSYPVNKRKDYYSFSMYCTAALVKMGDSNAIPRLMEALRSNNPVVRLRAVELMKDLKDKRTIDILKYKMQYDPSPKVQKAAKEALKEMGENVDESK
- a CDS encoding nodulation protein NfeD, encoding MKVRFLTTLLLIIAFSSTVFASNKYALIELNGSVNPVIADYIVNSIKKANQDNMQFVLMIMDTPGGLLNSMRDIIKAILDSEIPVIVYTYPKGAQAASAGGFIMIASHIAAMSPGTEIGAMHPVSPFLNFSPEQKQNGIMEKKVLNDTVAYAKSLAELRRRNITWVEKAVREAISSTNNEALRLGVIDVVANDINDLLEKIDGKKIKTKDIYVVLKTKNIQQQQYTMDWKEKILNYFADPQMVFFLFLIAVIGIGFELKNPGMIIPGIIGAIALFLFLLAVKVLPINFAGLTFIILAIILFILELKFTSYGLLTLGGIISFVIGAMILFDSPLPGGQIPLTSIITVLIVLLLFIFVVVRAVIKVHTQKAVTGIEGMIGEKGEATIDFAGKGTVEVHGELWTAISNEPVKKGDIVEVVKMEGMVLHVKRV
- a CDS encoding slipin family protein, whose amino-acid sequence is MFQALPTLIILLVLLAVSAIKIIREYERAVVFRLGRLLQPPTGPKGPGLVIIIPFVDKMIRVSLRTVAMDVPPQDVITRDNVSVKVNAVIYFRVIEPNKAITEVEDYLYATSQLAQTTLRSILGMVELDDLLADRERINHELQKILDKQTDPWGIKVTAVEIKHVDLPQEMQRAMAKQAEAERERRAKVINAEGEYQAASKMVDAAKLMEPHPIALQLRYLQTLREVATEKNSTTLFPIPIDLVEPFLAGRKK
- the mutS gene encoding DNA mismatch repair protein MutS, encoding MGNDKELTPMMRQYLAIKQNYKDEILFFRLGDFYEMFFDDAKIASKVLDIALTSRQNDIPMCGVPYHAADSYIARLIKSGYRVAICEQMEPPSSSSIVKREVIRVITPGTVIESNLIASDENNYLGSVVIHNNTVCTGFVDVSTGDFFLSAADYNREFMATEISRFSPKEMLLYGSPQELTFLHDLLKQHDIALASINEWYYDVEYLSNIICDIYGLSNIKGLGLTHTAILTVGSLLHYLKDTHKSALVHLKYPKNVSRSEFMVLDHQTIHNLEILKSQDGSKLHSLFGVLNHTQTAMGKRTLERALLYPLLDAVALESRYDIISYLMGNINLLKEIHDALSHIHDLERLVSRFALKKYYNRDFIALQQSIEAANDVYILLQQHPDKLFNMLGTISDSLQELSLKIKNTIVENPPLSSEQGRVIKEGVNAELDRLYTLKTDARQWLLNYQEEEKKRLDIATLKVRYNKVIGYYIEVSKGQAAKVPQDYFRKQTLINAERYTTETLQKFETDVVQAHDSIIKIENEILETIVEGILFNKQQIQELAYNIGILDMFCSLALAAYQNNYVRPVLNNEGIIDIKAGRHPVVEKFYIKEPFVPNDIYLDTTDNVIAIITGPNMSGKSTYIRMAAVLQLMAQIGSFIPAQNANLCIVDRIFTRIGASDNIARGESTFLVEMNETAIILNNATDKSLIIMDEIGRGTSTYDGMSIAWAVVEYIANYIKAKTLFATHYHELTKINKKGVVNYTVMVKESISGVEFLHKVVPGAADKSYGIHVAKLAGIPKPVTIKANKILEKLEKSSRIDSLVKAPDNEEQLEIFQATHHRLAQALKDINIENLTPLEALNEIARLKRLIE
- the miaB gene encoding tRNA (N6-isopentenyl adenosine(37)-C2)-methylthiotransferase MiaB, with product MKTLKTFTIVTFGCQMNKSDSELMEVSLAQEGFVKSTTYGDIIIFNTCAVRKHAEDRALAHIVEARNTYKNSIIIVAGCMAQRLSWELRSNYGVDLVVGPYHSPKIGSIIKSFIHNQGISEYTSQDVKDFASRIHPSLVAHKDELPWHKWVTISHGCENYCAYCIVPYVRGKLISFPSQQIIDYCKLLIDNGITEITLLGQNVNQYGQDSGDVPFYTLLENIAMLPGLYKLNFLTSHPKDFNIEILHVIQDNPVIARSIHLPLQSGSDTILQAMNRQYTMKHYYAIIEAIHKLLPMASISTDLIVGFPGETQKDFEDTIDAVRTIQFDEAFTYKYSPREGTKAFTLADSVSDIVKQERLDMLIQTVREISQKRLMNHIHTTTDMIVERISKKSENEVMGKTIYNHPVIIKGGKEDIGKKYTVTIVSLKGSTLYGERSA